From the genome of Fundidesulfovibrio terrae:
GCTCGATCTTGCGCACGAGCCCCTTGGGGCCGCGCACCAGAACGTCCAGGGTGTCGCCCGCCGCGCCGCGGATCATGAGCCCGTCGCCCAGTCCGGAAATCTCGATCTTCACCTGCACCCAGGTGTCCACCTTCTCCCGACCTATGACCAGATACCATGAAACCAATGCGAGAAAAAGGGCGAGAACCCGGTAATACCAATTGGAGGTCACTGTCTTTCCACCCATTTGGCCAAGAGGAGTTTCACCAGTGCGTCCTGGTCCAGGGGCTCGGAGAGCTTGCCGCCCTGGGCCGCCCGGATCTCGCCGCGCTCCTCGGAGACAACAAGGGCCAGGGCGTCGGATTCCTCGGTGACGCCCACGGCCGCCCGATGACGCGTGCCGAAGGACGCAGGCAGGGATTGATATGTCGCCAGGGGCAGGATGCAGGCCACCGCCGCCACCTGATCGCCGCGCGCCACCAGCGCCCCGTCGTGCAGCGGCGTTTCGCGGTGGAAGATCGTCAGCAGGGCGTCCGCGGAGAGCCTGGTGGAGAGTTCAACGCCCCTGGCCATGATATCGCCGAGCGGCATGCCCCGTTCCAGCACCACCAGCGCGCCCATCCTGCGCTTGGCCAGCGCGCCGAGCGCCTCGGCCAACTCATGCGCCCGGTCGGCGTCGCGCGCGGCGGTGTTCGCGCCGCCGAACCAGCGAAGCCCCACCTGGGACAGCGCCTTGCGGATGTCCGCCTGGAACAGGATGACCATGACCAGGAAGAAGGAACTCAGGAAATTGGTCAGCAGCCAGTGCAGGGTGAAGAGCCCGAATTCGCCGGAGAGGTAGTACGCCACCACGACCACGATGATGCCGTGCAGCACGGAGACGGCACGCGTGCCCCGCACCAGCAGGATCAACCGATAGAAGAGCACCGCGACCAGCAGGATGTCCAGGACCTCCCTCCAGCTGATGGGAGCGTACGAGAGAATTTCCTTGATCCAGTCCGTCACCCTATGGCCTCCGTGAGCGTGAGCGCCCGCACCGCTCCTGCCGCGTCGTGAACCCGGTGGATGCGTGCGCCGCGCCGATGGCACAGGGCCGTGGCCACCTGGGTGGCCGGGCCGCGTTCACCGACGCCAAGCCCCAGAAGCCCCCCGAGGAACGACTTGTTGGAGAGCCCCATGAGGACGGGGCGTCCGAACGCCAGGAAAGATCCGAGCCCGCGCATGATGGCCAGGTTGTGCGTAAGCGTCTTGCCGAAGCCGATGCCCGGATCCAGCACAATGCGGTCCTCGGGGAGCCCGGCCTTGACCAGCATTTCGAGCTTTTCCTCGAAGAAACGGCCGATCTCGGCCACGACATCCCCGTAGGCGGGCTCGACCTGCATGGTTGCCGGCTTGCCCAGCGAATGCATGAGAACGTACCCGGGCTTGTGCTGGGCCAGCAC
Proteins encoded in this window:
- the folP gene encoding dihydropteroate synthase, with translation MSTMGTLDLGFGSLAGSVTWTVKGGRVLGPAPFLVMGIVNVTPDSFSDGGRNFDPSAACAHALRMLEDGAAMIDVGGESTRPFADPVTEEEELRRVLPVVQAVLGSKPDAAVSVDTYKARVAHESLEAGALIVNDVSACAFEPQLKDVLAQHKPGYVLMHSLGKPATMQVEPAYGDVVAEIGRFFEEKLEMLVKAGLPEDRIVLDPGIGFGKTLTHNLAIMRGLGSFLAFGRPVLMGLSNKSFLGGLLGLGVGERGPATQVATALCHRRGARIHRVHDAAGAVRALTLTEAIG
- the cdaA gene encoding diadenylate cyclase CdaA; the encoded protein is MTDWIKEILSYAPISWREVLDILLVAVLFYRLILLVRGTRAVSVLHGIIVVVVAYYLSGEFGLFTLHWLLTNFLSSFFLVMVILFQADIRKALSQVGLRWFGGANTAARDADRAHELAEALGALAKRRMGALVVLERGMPLGDIMARGVELSTRLSADALLTIFHRETPLHDGALVARGDQVAAVACILPLATYQSLPASFGTRHRAAVGVTEESDALALVVSEERGEIRAAQGGKLSEPLDQDALVKLLLAKWVERQ